The Chitinophaga caeni genome segment TAGGAGCATGCGTATCGAATGCCACGGCCATATGGCTAGGCTTTTCTTTATTGATTAATTCAAATAAAGTATTGGTGAAACCAAACTGGGCATTGGTGTTTCTGCCTTTGCTGGTAATGCGTGGGTTGCGCAAAAGGGCATAGTACGCGCGGTACACCAAAGCCATGGCATCTAATAAGAATAATTTTTTACTCATGAGGTAAAAATACGTAGAAAAGTATTTTCGCCTGCATCAATTACAAATTTCCCGCTTAAGGCTATCTTATTAGGGCACAAAAACTTAGTACCTTTACGGGATGAAGAAGATGTATTATTTATCCACATGCGGCACTTGTAAAAAAATTATCGAGAAAGTAGGGGCTACCGAAAAGGGCGTCACTTTGCAAGACATTAAAAAAGATCCTATTACAGATGCCCAGTTGAAGGAAATGCATAATTTAGCCGGAAGTTACGAGGCATTATTCAGCCGCCGCTCCCAGAAGTACAGGCCGATGGGCTTACACGAGAAAGAATTGACCGAAAAAGATTACCATGACCTGATCTTACAGGAATATTCATTCCTGAAGCGACCGGTTACAATCGTGGGCAAGAAAATTTTTATCGGCAATGATGCCAAGAGCGTGGAAGCGTTGGAAAAAGCATTATAGTTCTCAAGCCTGAACTTGCTTCTTTTCTTGTTGTAAACTATCTACGAACTCTTTTACGACCGCCTTGTAGGCGTACATATCGCCATTATCTTTATAAGACTTGAAAGGGAATGTGGCCGCGGCTTTTAGCGCTTCTGCCAAGATAAATTTTTGTTGAGGGATACAGTAACTGTATCCTTTTTTCATGAAGTAATCGCCGAGATATTCCTGTTCCGATTGGCCGGGAGTGGGAATGAGAACCGATTTTTTATCCAGTTTAGCAAGATCCATTAAAGTAGTATAACCGGTGCGGCTGATTACCAGGTCTGAAGCTATCATGGCTTC includes the following:
- a CDS encoding arsenate reductase family protein, with amino-acid sequence MKKMYYLSTCGTCKKIIEKVGATEKGVTLQDIKKDPITDAQLKEMHNLAGSYEALFSRRSQKYRPMGLHEKELTEKDYHDLILQEYSFLKRPVTIVGKKIFIGNDAKSVEALEKAL